The Desulfomicrobium escambiense DSM 10707 genome includes the window CCTACATTGTATTTCCTTCCTTGTAAGGCGATCTGGGCGATGCTGTTCAGCAAGGGTTGACTAACCTTGTCCGAGACTCCTGAAAAATTCCACTCTGGGACAATGGTATGTGCTTCTTCTAGTACCAAACAAACCCGTTTGCCATAATTTCCATCTTGTTTCGCAATTTGAAATAATATTTTAAAAAAGGCTTTCGTATATGTCAAAACACCTGAAGTATTATCTACATGAGGAAGCTCAAATATTGATAATTGATCAGGACCTTCTAAGAATTTTTTGACCTCATCCTTAATTGTATTGGCAACTTCGATCTTTTTTGCTCGTGATTTGTCATTATCTTTGTTGTAATTGTTACCAACCTCTCTTTCGATAAAATCGATATCTTTAAAAAGCTGATTAGATACTTTAGAATCTATTACATGTTTTGGATTTAAATCACTGAATTTGCCAACGTATTCACCTGTAAAATCAATGCAAATTACTTTAACATCGTCATCGGACAAATATTGCCTAATTAAATTCCTCGAAAATATTGATTTTCCTGTTCCTGTGACGCCAATAACAGCTAAATGATGTGACATTGCGGTGCGCTTATTCAATGTTACTGGATAATTTGTGTTAGGAATATTGCCAATGACATATTCGTCAATTTCTAACTTAGGCGTTTCAATATCCGAAGCTAAAAAGACAGGAGAATTGATTTCAGGGACCCAACCAAATTGTTCGAACTGAAATTTTTGGATATTCCATGTCCCCAGTTGAATTGCTTCTCCTATAATTAATCCGGTTTGGTTTTTGTGCTCTAAAGTTTCAATTTTCGTTATTCCTTCAACAATCTGGTAAAGGACTTTGGTTTTATTAATTGCGATTTCAAGAAGTTGACCTTCATAAACTTCTATTTTAGAGTTAAAAATAAATCTAATTTTATTAATAGTACTACTGTCTGTAACTATTCCTACAAATCGTAGCAAAAACTTATTTTCAGGGATACTGTCGAGTTTGTAAACAACATCTAAAGCATGTTTTTCTAGATGTTGTTGCTGTTTAAATATTGTTTCAATTTGCTGGTTAGACAACACCTTAACCCACTGTTCTTGATTTAATAAATAACTTTCTAGCAACAGACCTCGACGTATTATTTGGTCAGTAGAATACTGGAATTCAACAAAATCAAATATTCTAGCTTTAGTTGATCTGATTGATGAATCAAATAATTTAACTAAAAACGTGTTCTTAGATTGAACTCCAAAAATTTGACCCAAAGCACTATCTTTTGTAGCTTCCATTTCGCTAGTGAAAAGGTCACTTATCGCACGAGAGAGAGAGAGGGTATGTTTAAAATTATAAAAACAACCCAAAATAGCAGAAGTGCATTAAACTCTATAGTCCCTCCTCCAAATTGTTTAAAAGCACCCCATAAGAAAAATGCAGAAAATAGCGCATCGGGCTTTCCTATTTCTCGATTCAACCTTGAAGTAATACGAATTAATTTATTCTCTTCAATTAGCTGCCTATGCCGTACCCACAATAAAATG containing:
- a CDS encoding ATP-binding protein, whose protein sequence is MEATKDSALGQIFGVQSKNTFLVKLFDSSIRSTKARIFDFVEFQYSTDQIIRRGLLLESYLLNQEQWVKVLSNQQIETIFKQQQHLEKHALDVVYKLDSIPENKFLLRFVGIVTDSSTINKIRFIFNSKIEVYEGQLLEIAINKTKVLYQIVEGITKIETLEHKNQTGLIIGEAIQLGTWNIQKFQFEQFGWVPEINSPVFLASDIETPKLEIDEYVIGNIPNTNYPVTLNKRTAMSHHLAVIGVTGTGKSIFSRNLIRQYLSDDDVKVICIDFTGEYVGKFSDLNPKHVIDSKVSNQLFKDIDFIEREVGNNYNKDNDKSRAKKIEVANTIKDEVKKFLEGPDQLSIFELPHVDNTSGVLTYTKAFFKILFQIAKQDGNYGKRVCLVLEEAHTIVPEWNFSGVSDKVSQPLLNSIAQIALQGRKYNVGLLVIAQRTANVSKTILTQCNTIISFQEFDKTSSDFLANYFGQDIVNSLTKLKFRQAIAAGKAFRSSVPMIFELPEIKE